A part of Rhipicephalus microplus isolate Deutch F79 chromosome 8, USDA_Rmic, whole genome shotgun sequence genomic DNA contains:
- the LOC119183241 gene encoding uncharacterized protein LOC119183241 isoform X2, with translation MRPITLKFFFDKEDQESAGRKAADILQFYVSWQGGQQRRPLNLPQILAQGAAEQKTKETKKNRSVVQPQNMYRRNRFLTCL, from the exons ATGCGGCCGATTactctcaagtttttttttgacaAAGAGGATCAGGAGTCAGCTGGCCGTAAGGCAGCAGACATACTTCAGTTCTACGTGTCTTGGCAAGGTGGTCAACAAAG AAGGCCACTGAATCTGCCGCAAATACTTGCGCAAGGTGCTGCTGAACAGAAGACCAAGGAGACCAAAAAGAACAG GTCAGTCGTCCAGCCTCAAAATATGTACCGCAGAAATCGCTTCCTTACCTG